A stretch of the Massilia varians genome encodes the following:
- a CDS encoding D-glucuronyl C5-epimerase family protein: MHPYYIDLGFKDVRIGMYERLDFDQDGIPRYRYPAGLYYNITFIRHVALYHHSRYLKFGRPEDLRLFLRMSEWIVLHGQESEDSFLFPCAFPYACPHAQFTPPWISALGQERMLSVLSRAWAATGKEEFLRMACKAMQPFELPASEGGVQARFPDGGIGFEEYPRQEPNLVLNGLITALIGLYDLGETGQAPRARELCRQGISSLEANLHRYDLAYWSAYDLTGYVASANYHFYHIMQLWALYEMTGREAFKRTTLKWQGYRKGPRFHATYLVSRGRTWLRQQLQ; this comes from the coding sequence ATGCACCCCTATTACATCGATCTCGGTTTCAAGGACGTCCGCATCGGCATGTATGAGCGCCTGGATTTCGACCAGGACGGCATTCCCCGCTACCGCTATCCGGCCGGCCTCTACTACAACATCACCTTCATCCGCCATGTCGCGCTCTACCACCATTCGCGCTACCTGAAGTTCGGGCGGCCCGAAGACCTGCGGCTGTTCCTGCGGATGAGCGAGTGGATCGTCCTGCATGGCCAGGAAAGCGAGGACAGCTTCCTTTTCCCCTGTGCCTTCCCTTATGCCTGCCCGCATGCGCAGTTCACGCCGCCATGGATTTCGGCGCTGGGACAGGAGCGGATGCTGTCGGTGCTGTCGCGGGCCTGGGCGGCCACGGGAAAGGAGGAATTCCTGCGCATGGCCTGCAAGGCGATGCAGCCCTTCGAACTGCCGGCCAGCGAGGGCGGCGTGCAGGCGCGCTTTCCCGACGGCGGGATCGGCTTCGAGGAGTATCCCCGCCAGGAACCGAACCTGGTCCTGAACGGCCTGATCACGGCGCTGATCGGCCTCTACGACCTGGGCGAAACGGGTCAGGCGCCGCGGGCGCGCGAACTGTGCCGCCAGGGTATCTCGAGCCTGGAGGCCAACCTGCACCGCTACGACCTGGCCTACTGGAGCGCCTACGACCTGACGGGCTACGTGGCGAGCGCCAACTATCACTTCTACCACATCATGCAGCTCTGGGCCCTGTACGAGATGACCGGCCGCGAGGCGTTCAAGCGCACCACCCTGAAGTGGCAGGGCTACCGCAAGGGACCGCGCTTCCATGCCACTTACCTGGTGTCACGCGGGCGCACCTGGCTACGCCAGCAGCTGCAGTGA
- the msbA gene encoding lipid A export permease/ATP-binding protein MsbA, translating into MENKLVVKRLLAVVKPYQTRAWLALLSMALTAATQPLLGKALQLLLDLGFKEKVPFSLWWIPGVLVSIFILRGIGTFSTAYLNNWVTSRVLNDLRAMVFERVLRLPVARFHEESTGKIINVVVNEVRQVVDMLQSVFVACVRDTLVVIGLLGTLLYLNWKLTLVAIVVIPLTAVIVRTTTGRLRRLNRENLRVTAELTQVVEEATRGHQVIRVFSGERYERTRFHARSEALRGFSQRMTVAFAATTPVTQIATAMALSLVVVLAIQADMTVGEFTQFVTMMLMLLTPLKSLAEVNGPMQRGIAAAETVFGLIDSPAERDTGTQELGRARGHLRFENVSFRYPNAASPALSEVTLDVQPGQTVALVGVSGGGKSTFVNLVTRFYDPEGGRLLLDGVPYPDLKLASLRAQLAMVSQNVVLFDDTLAANIAYGAEKIDYERLAAAVKAAHLTDVVAKLEDGVETRIGENGMRLSGGQRQRVAIARAIYKDAPILILDEATSALDNESERAVQAALETLMAGRTTIVIAHRLSTIERADRIVVMEHGRIVEQGTHAELLDANGMYANLYRLQFVAADQE; encoded by the coding sequence GTGGAAAATAAGCTTGTCGTCAAACGCCTGCTGGCGGTAGTCAAGCCCTACCAGACACGCGCCTGGCTGGCGCTGCTGTCGATGGCGCTCACCGCCGCCACCCAGCCGCTGCTGGGCAAGGCCCTGCAGCTGCTGCTCGATCTCGGCTTCAAGGAGAAGGTGCCGTTCAGCCTGTGGTGGATTCCCGGCGTGCTGGTCTCGATCTTCATCCTGCGCGGCATCGGCACCTTCTCGACCGCGTATCTCAACAACTGGGTCACCAGCAGGGTGCTGAACGACTTGCGCGCGATGGTGTTCGAGCGCGTGCTCAGGCTGCCGGTGGCGCGTTTCCATGAAGAGTCGACCGGCAAGATCATCAACGTCGTGGTGAACGAGGTGCGCCAGGTGGTGGACATGCTGCAGTCGGTATTCGTGGCCTGCGTGCGCGACACCCTGGTCGTGATCGGCCTGCTCGGCACGCTGCTCTACCTGAACTGGAAGCTGACCCTGGTGGCCATCGTCGTGATCCCGCTGACCGCCGTGATCGTGCGCACCACCACCGGCCGCCTGCGCCGCCTGAACCGCGAGAACCTGCGCGTGACGGCCGAGCTGACCCAGGTGGTGGAAGAAGCCACGCGCGGCCACCAGGTGATCCGCGTGTTCTCGGGCGAGCGCTACGAGCGTACGCGCTTTCACGCCCGCAGCGAAGCGTTGCGCGGCTTCTCGCAGCGCATGACGGTGGCGTTTGCCGCCACCACGCCGGTAACCCAGATCGCCACCGCGATGGCCTTGTCGCTGGTGGTGGTGCTGGCGATCCAGGCCGACATGACGGTCGGCGAGTTCACCCAGTTCGTGACCATGATGCTGATGCTCTTGACACCGCTGAAGTCGCTGGCCGAGGTGAACGGCCCGATGCAGCGCGGGATCGCGGCGGCCGAGACGGTGTTCGGCCTGATCGACTCCCCGGCCGAGCGCGATACCGGCACGCAGGAGCTGGGCCGGGCTAGAGGCCACCTGCGTTTCGAGAACGTCTCGTTCCGCTATCCGAACGCGGCCAGCCCGGCGCTGTCCGAGGTCACGCTGGACGTGCAGCCGGGCCAGACGGTGGCGCTGGTGGGCGTGTCGGGCGGCGGCAAGTCGACCTTCGTCAACCTGGTGACGCGCTTCTACGATCCGGAAGGCGGCCGCCTGCTGCTCGACGGCGTGCCTTACCCGGACCTCAAGCTGGCCAGCCTGCGCGCGCAGCTGGCGATGGTGAGCCAGAACGTGGTGCTGTTCGACGACACGCTGGCCGCCAACATCGCCTACGGCGCGGAGAAAATCGACTACGAGCGCCTGGCGGCGGCGGTCAAGGCCGCCCACCTCACGGACGTGGTGGCCAAGCTCGAAGACGGCGTGGAGACGCGCATCGGCGAGAACGGCATGCGCCTGTCGGGCGGCCAGCGCCAGCGCGTGGCGATCGCCCGCGCCATCTACAAGGATGCGCCGATCCTGATCCTGGACGAAGCCACTTCGGCGCTCGACAACGAGTCCGAGCGCGCGGTGCAGGCGGCGCTGGAGACCCTGATGGCGGGACGCACCACCATCGTGATCGCGCACCGGCTGTCGACCATCGAGCGCGCCGACCGGATCGTGGTGATGGAGCACGGGCGCATCGTGGAGCAGGGCACGCATGCGGAGCTGCTCGATGCGAACGGGATGTACGCCAACCTCTACCGCCTGCAGTTCGTCGCCGCCGACCAGGAGTGA
- a CDS encoding O-antigen ligase family protein codes for MNNNPTKIGAPMQHGVGFLVFLFPFLSLITPSGIGFSSLIFVLVLLCVPRKAWTAMAPHWHEIRWVLAAFGYYFLLALAFVLARPGADWSDLDKPSRMLLGFSALVLVVLARPPRSTLWWGVILGALGALPFIAWQRFALDIYRPGGWLNSITFGDIALCLALVALAAAVDYRHSTRKAIFPALGALAGLGATVISGTRGGWIALVLAAILFLTYARLLQSRRVRLLLVGSFALFASTFFIPAFGVQERVGQGMHDVQTWLDGGSAFSNVGIRLELWKGARYLIAEEPWFGRGAEGVRAGLRELAQQGKVQDVILEFGHHLHNDLLQAQAAGGVFGLLAYIGILAAPFAFFARVVGREAGEGRRRGMPQFAPALAGMLVVLGYFGFGLTEVIFWSLKGAMFYVLMVALLMGFCLTAKADAEPRIETKSGQ; via the coding sequence ATGAACAATAATCCGACGAAAATCGGGGCGCCGATGCAGCACGGGGTCGGCTTCCTGGTTTTCCTGTTCCCTTTCCTCAGCCTCATCACGCCGTCCGGCATCGGCTTTTCCAGCCTCATCTTCGTGCTCGTGCTGCTGTGCGTGCCGCGCAAGGCGTGGACGGCGATGGCGCCGCACTGGCACGAGATCCGCTGGGTGCTGGCGGCCTTCGGCTATTACTTCCTGCTGGCGCTGGCCTTCGTGCTGGCGCGTCCCGGAGCCGACTGGAGCGACCTGGACAAGCCCTCGCGCATGCTGCTCGGATTCAGCGCCCTGGTGCTGGTGGTGCTGGCGCGTCCCCCGCGCAGCACGCTGTGGTGGGGCGTGATCCTCGGTGCCCTGGGCGCGCTGCCCTTCATCGCCTGGCAGCGCTTCGCGCTCGATATCTACCGTCCCGGCGGCTGGCTCAATTCGATCACCTTCGGCGACATCGCGCTGTGCCTGGCGCTGGTGGCCCTGGCGGCGGCCGTCGACTACCGTCACAGCACCCGCAAGGCAATCTTCCCGGCGCTCGGCGCGCTGGCGGGCCTGGGCGCGACGGTCATCAGCGGCACGCGCGGCGGCTGGATCGCGCTGGTGCTGGCGGCCATCCTGTTCCTGACCTACGCGCGCCTGCTGCAGAGCCGCCGGGTGCGCCTGCTGCTGGTCGGCAGCTTCGCGCTGTTCGCCTCGACCTTCTTCATTCCCGCCTTCGGCGTGCAGGAGCGGGTGGGGCAGGGCATGCACGACGTGCAGACCTGGCTGGATGGCGGCAGCGCCTTTTCGAATGTCGGCATCCGCCTGGAGCTGTGGAAGGGAGCCCGCTACCTGATCGCGGAGGAACCCTGGTTCGGGCGCGGCGCCGAAGGGGTGCGCGCCGGGCTGCGCGAGCTGGCGCAGCAGGGCAAGGTCCAGGACGTGATCCTCGAGTTCGGCCACCACCTGCACAACGATCTCCTGCAGGCGCAGGCGGCCGGCGGGGTGTTCGGGCTGCTCGCCTACATCGGCATCCTGGCGGCGCCCTTCGCCTTCTTCGCGCGCGTGGTCGGACGCGAGGCGGGCGAAGGACGGCGCCGCGGCATGCCCCAGTTCGCCCCGGCCCTGGCCGGCATGCTGGTGGTGCTCGGCTATTTCGGCTTCGGCCTTACCGAAGTCATCTTCTGGTCCTTGAAGGGCGCCATGTTCTACGTGCTCATGGTGGCCCTCCTGATGGGCTTCTGCCTGACCGCGAAAGCGGACGCGGAGCCCCGTATCGAAACGAAAAGTGGACAATAA
- a CDS encoding glycosyltransferase family 2 protein, which translates to MQHTPTISVVITTYNRPDALAAVVEACFMQDDKNFEIIIADDGSTANTRDTVAALAARSPVPLKHVWQPDEGFRAAMARNRGTLAAAGNYIIFLDGDCVPQRDFIRRHRQLARPGFLVAGSRILLSQALTERVLRDHIDVAGMTPAERLRCRLRGDMNKLLQTMLRWPDLGRVRRKFSWRRIKSCNLAVWRADLEKVNGFDESFVGWGHEDADLVLRLFHAGVLRKDGALATEVLHLWHREAKRDEESSNRKVVLERAASKTVQATRGLREHRGEAPFPAPG; encoded by the coding sequence ATGCAGCACACCCCAACCATCTCTGTCGTGATCACCACATACAACCGCCCGGATGCGCTCGCAGCGGTCGTGGAAGCCTGTTTCATGCAGGATGACAAGAATTTTGAAATCATTATCGCTGATGACGGCTCGACTGCCAACACGCGGGACACCGTCGCGGCCCTGGCGGCGCGCTCGCCCGTGCCCTTGAAACACGTGTGGCAGCCGGATGAAGGCTTCCGCGCCGCGATGGCGCGCAACCGCGGCACGCTGGCGGCAGCCGGCAACTATATCATTTTCCTGGACGGCGACTGCGTGCCGCAGCGCGACTTCATCCGGCGCCACCGGCAGCTGGCACGGCCGGGCTTCCTGGTCGCCGGCAGCCGTATCCTCCTGAGCCAGGCGCTGACCGAGCGCGTCCTGCGCGACCACATCGACGTCGCCGGCATGACGCCGGCCGAGCGCCTGCGCTGCCGCCTGCGCGGCGACATGAACAAGCTGCTGCAGACGATGCTGCGCTGGCCCGACCTCGGCCGCGTGCGGCGCAAGTTCAGCTGGCGCCGCATCAAGAGCTGCAACCTGGCCGTCTGGCGCGCGGACCTGGAGAAGGTGAACGGCTTCGACGAGAGTTTCGTGGGCTGGGGCCACGAGGACGCCGACCTGGTGCTGCGCCTGTTCCATGCCGGCGTGCTGCGCAAGGACGGCGCCCTGGCCACCGAGGTGCTGCACCTGTGGCACCGGGAAGCGAAGCGCGACGAGGAATCGAGCAACCGCAAGGTGGTGCTGGAGCGGGCCGCCAGCAAGACCGTCCAGGCGACCCGCGGGCTGCGCGAGCACCGGGGCGAGGCGCCCTTCCCCGCCCCCGGCTGA
- a CDS encoding DUF5694 domain-containing protein encodes MRQLYAFLAACLCSGAAAAQAYQPDFDPSRLKGPAAGPANEVMVLGTSHLGQLPKHFDPVKLRPVEDRLADWRPDGIAVEALSGMQCDHMRRYPARYAESIETYCWDPAPAQATTGLDVPAATAQAEQMLGAWPANPSASQRRRLAALFLAGGERTSALVQWLRLPQAERRAGDGLDATLAAFLDKLRVQQNERYLLAARLAARLGHEQVFPMDDHTADRPSTDRKAAGDAMAKAWDTPALKRRLDAIKALEEQVGSAEGVLALYRADNAPGVTKLAFDTDFGAALEEPSPRRFGRRYVGYWETRNLRMAGNIRDVLAGRPGMRMLVIVGASHKGYLEAYLHQMHDVRIVDAATLLR; translated from the coding sequence GTGCGTCAACTATATGCATTTCTCGCCGCATGCCTGTGCTCGGGCGCAGCCGCCGCGCAGGCTTACCAGCCCGATTTCGATCCCAGCCGCCTGAAAGGCCCGGCCGCGGGACCGGCCAACGAGGTGATGGTGCTTGGTACCTCCCACCTGGGGCAGCTGCCGAAGCACTTCGATCCCGTCAAGCTGCGTCCCGTCGAAGACAGGCTGGCGGACTGGCGTCCGGACGGTATCGCGGTCGAGGCCTTGTCGGGCATGCAGTGCGACCATATGCGCCGCTACCCGGCGCGTTATGCGGAATCGATCGAGACCTATTGCTGGGACCCGGCGCCTGCGCAGGCCACGACCGGCCTGGACGTGCCGGCGGCCACCGCGCAGGCCGAACAGATGCTGGGTGCATGGCCCGCGAACCCGTCAGCCAGCCAGCGGCGGCGCCTGGCCGCCCTGTTCCTCGCGGGCGGTGAACGGACCTCGGCGCTGGTGCAGTGGCTGCGCCTGCCGCAGGCGGAACGCCGTGCCGGCGATGGTCTCGACGCCACGCTGGCCGCATTCCTGGACAAGCTGAGGGTCCAGCAGAACGAACGCTACCTGCTCGCCGCGCGCCTGGCCGCGCGCCTCGGACATGAACAGGTGTTTCCGATGGACGACCACACGGCAGACCGCCCGAGCACGGACAGGAAAGCTGCCGGCGACGCCATGGCGAAAGCCTGGGACACCCCGGCGCTCAAGCGGCGCCTGGATGCGATCAAGGCATTGGAAGAACAAGTCGGCAGCGCGGAAGGCGTACTGGCCCTGTACCGTGCCGACAATGCGCCGGGCGTGACCAAACTCGCCTTCGACACCGACTTCGGGGCGGCGCTCGAGGAGCCGTCGCCACGACGTTTCGGCCGCCGATACGTGGGCTACTGGGAAACGCGCAACCTGCGCATGGCCGGCAACATCCGCGACGTGCTGGCCGGGCGGCCCGGCATGCGCATGCTGGTGATCGTCGGGGCCTCGCACAAAGGCTACCTGGAAGCCTACCTGCATCAGATGCACGACGTGCGCATCGTCGACGCCGCCACCTTGCTGCGCTGA
- a CDS encoding DUF7010 family protein: MQTLTQLRADFDERAKGSMSLPIAGMLVWCVVGVLGIFLSPKAAILALVFATGAIFPLAMAIARLRGEQLLENANPLARLMGVCVLMVNLLWAVHIPLLMRAPEFVPLSLGIALGLHWMVYSWIIGHPLGYRHAILRSAGLVAVWFAFPAHPVSASAVVVVAAYALTIAEMRMRRSALAIPAAAVDSMGA, from the coding sequence ATGCAGACACTGACTCAACTTCGCGCGGATTTCGACGAGCGCGCCAAGGGCTCCATGTCCTTGCCGATCGCCGGCATGCTGGTCTGGTGCGTCGTCGGCGTCCTGGGAATATTCCTGTCACCCAAGGCCGCCATCCTGGCGCTGGTGTTCGCGACCGGTGCGATCTTTCCGCTGGCGATGGCGATTGCCAGGCTGCGCGGTGAACAGTTGCTGGAAAATGCCAATCCGCTGGCCAGGCTGATGGGCGTCTGCGTGCTGATGGTCAACCTGCTGTGGGCCGTACACATCCCGTTGCTGATGCGGGCGCCCGAGTTCGTCCCGCTCAGCCTCGGCATCGCACTCGGGCTGCACTGGATGGTCTATTCCTGGATCATCGGACATCCGCTCGGCTATCGCCATGCGATCCTGCGCTCCGCCGGTCTGGTCGCGGTCTGGTTCGCATTTCCCGCCCACCCGGTCAGCGCATCGGCGGTGGTCGTCGTCGCGGCGTATGCGCTCACGATCGCCGAAATGCGCATGCGCCGCAGTGCGCTCGCCATTCCGGCCGCCGCAGTGGATTCCATGGGCGCCTGA
- the dnaE gene encoding DNA polymerase III subunit alpha, which produces MTAPIFTHLRVHSEYSIVDGLVRIDDIVGACAKDQQPALAVTDLANMFCLVRFYKAARGKGIKPIVGVDAWITNDENRDKPSRLLILAKNRTGYLQLCDLLSKAWLTNQYKGRAEIRVEWLEALATSTSTLEPDVDQANALIVLSGAAFGDVGQAIDNGDIERAERAAERWARIFPGHFYIEIQRAGQANQEQGVRHSVALAGRLGLPVVATHPVQFLNKDEFIAHEARVCIAEGEMLANAKRVRRFNEEMCFKTQAEMAELFADLPGALANSVEIAKRCNVTLTLGKPQLPDFPTPDGMSIDDFLVSETKKGLEERLVQLYPNEEQREKERPRYEARLEFENQTIIKMKFPGYFLIVAEFIQWGKNNGVPIGPGRGSGAGSLVAYALKITDLDPLKYNLLFERFLNPERVSMPDFDIDFCQEKRELVIQHVKDLYGRDAVSQIATFGTMAAKGAIRDVGRVLDFGYNFCDGISKLIPFKPGKPVSIAEAIEEEPLLKERLENEEEVKQLLDLAQQVEGITRGIGMHAGGVLIAPGKLTDFCPLYTQGGDAGVVSQYDKDDVEAVGLVKFDFLGLTTLTILDRAVNYIRALDPADADFNLETLPLTDRPSYKLLSEAKTVAIFQLESRGMQGMLKDARPDRFEDIIALVALYRPGPMDLIPDFCKRKHGEKFDYPDPRTESILSETYGIMVYQEQVMQMAQIVGGYSLGGADMLRRAMGKKKAEEMAEHRAIFRAGAAKDGLSQEKADEIFDLMEKFAGYGFNKSHAAAYALLSYHTAYLKVHHTAAFMAANMSLAMEDTEKIKILVEDAIDVCKLTILPPDVNESHFRFTPEGQPRSVTGKQVSNIRYGLGGVKGAGQGAIEAIIAARTEGGKFKDLFDFCMRVDRKQINRRTIESLIRAGAMDCFGVDRAVLLASVGFAMEAAGQAAASANQVSLFGGDDSDLVAPPEYVKATPWTDRQKLAEEKIALGYYLSGHMFDSYAAEVRRFAKTKLKDLEPSRDPRMLCGVITGVRTQMTQRGKILIVALDDKTGVVEVTIYSELLEQNKNIFKEDEFLLVVGKVSEDRFNGGLRITAEKVFDIAAARIQYGFKLEMDVPCDLNPAKLAEVLQPHRMQDGMPVSLRIKPQGVEAILQLGDDWRVAPSDTLKQQLELTLGAKDVAVEY; this is translated from the coding sequence ATGACTGCCCCGATCTTCACCCACCTCCGCGTCCACTCCGAATACTCGATCGTCGATGGCCTCGTGCGCATCGACGACATCGTGGGGGCGTGCGCGAAGGACCAGCAGCCGGCGCTGGCCGTGACCGACCTGGCCAATATGTTCTGCCTGGTGCGCTTCTATAAAGCGGCGCGCGGGAAGGGAATCAAGCCGATCGTCGGCGTCGACGCCTGGATCACCAACGACGAGAACCGCGACAAGCCGTCGCGCCTCCTGATCCTGGCGAAAAACCGAACCGGCTACCTGCAGCTGTGTGACCTGCTCTCGAAGGCCTGGCTCACCAATCAATACAAGGGCCGCGCCGAGATCCGCGTCGAGTGGCTGGAAGCGCTGGCGACGTCAACCTCCACGCTGGAGCCGGACGTCGACCAGGCCAATGCCCTGATCGTGCTCTCGGGCGCGGCTTTTGGGGACGTCGGCCAGGCCATCGACAATGGCGACATCGAGCGCGCCGAACGTGCGGCCGAGCGCTGGGCGCGCATCTTCCCGGGCCACTTCTACATCGAGATCCAGCGCGCGGGCCAAGCAAACCAGGAGCAGGGCGTGCGCCACTCGGTGGCCCTGGCCGGGCGCCTGGGCCTGCCGGTGGTGGCGACCCATCCGGTGCAGTTCCTGAACAAGGACGAATTCATCGCCCACGAAGCGCGCGTCTGCATCGCCGAAGGCGAGATGCTGGCCAACGCCAAGCGCGTGCGCCGCTTCAACGAAGAGATGTGCTTCAAGACGCAGGCCGAGATGGCGGAACTGTTCGCCGACCTGCCGGGCGCGCTCGCCAACTCGGTGGAGATCGCCAAGCGCTGCAACGTCACCCTCACGCTGGGTAAACCGCAGCTGCCGGACTTCCCGACCCCGGACGGCATGAGCATCGACGACTTCCTCGTGTCCGAGACGAAAAAGGGCCTGGAAGAGCGCCTGGTGCAGCTGTACCCGAACGAAGAGCAGCGTGAAAAGGAACGTCCGCGCTACGAGGCGCGGCTGGAATTCGAGAACCAGACCATCATCAAGATGAAGTTCCCGGGCTACTTCCTGATCGTGGCGGAATTCATCCAGTGGGGCAAGAACAACGGCGTGCCGATCGGCCCGGGCCGCGGCTCGGGCGCCGGCTCGCTGGTGGCCTACGCGCTCAAGATCACCGACCTCGATCCGCTGAAGTACAACCTGCTGTTCGAGCGCTTCCTGAACCCGGAACGCGTCTCGATGCCCGACTTCGACATCGACTTCTGCCAGGAAAAGCGCGAACTGGTGATTCAGCACGTGAAGGACCTGTACGGACGTGATGCAGTATCGCAGATCGCCACCTTCGGCACCATGGCGGCCAAGGGCGCGATCCGCGACGTCGGCCGCGTGCTCGACTTCGGCTACAACTTCTGCGACGGCATCTCCAAGCTGATCCCGTTCAAGCCGGGCAAGCCGGTCTCGATCGCCGAGGCCATCGAAGAGGAACCGCTGCTCAAGGAGCGCCTCGAGAACGAGGAAGAGGTCAAGCAGCTGCTCGACCTCGCCCAGCAGGTCGAGGGCATCACCCGCGGCATCGGCATGCACGCCGGGGGCGTGCTGATCGCGCCGGGTAAACTCACCGACTTCTGCCCGCTGTACACCCAGGGCGGCGACGCCGGCGTGGTGTCGCAGTACGACAAGGACGACGTCGAAGCCGTCGGCCTGGTCAAGTTCGACTTCCTGGGCCTGACCACGCTGACCATCCTGGACCGCGCGGTGAACTACATCCGCGCGCTCGACCCGGCCGACGCCGACTTCAACCTCGAAACCCTGCCGCTGACCGACCGGCCGTCCTACAAGCTGCTGTCCGAAGCCAAGACCGTCGCGATCTTCCAGCTTGAATCGCGCGGCATGCAGGGCATGCTGAAGGACGCGCGTCCCGACCGCTTCGAGGACATCATCGCGCTGGTCGCCTTGTACCGTCCGGGCCCGATGGACCTGATTCCCGACTTCTGCAAACGAAAACACGGCGAGAAGTTCGACTACCCGGACCCGCGCACCGAGTCCATCCTGTCCGAGACCTACGGCATCATGGTCTACCAGGAGCAGGTCATGCAGATGGCGCAGATCGTCGGCGGCTACTCGCTGGGCGGCGCGGACATGCTGCGCCGCGCGATGGGTAAAAAGAAGGCCGAGGAGATGGCCGAGCACCGTGCGATCTTCCGCGCCGGCGCCGCCAAGGACGGATTGAGCCAGGAAAAGGCCGACGAGATCTTCGACCTGATGGAGAAGTTCGCGGGCTACGGCTTCAACAAGTCGCACGCGGCCGCCTATGCGCTGCTGTCCTACCACACGGCGTATCTGAAGGTGCACCACACCGCCGCGTTCATGGCAGCCAACATGTCGCTGGCGATGGAAGACACCGAGAAGATCAAGATCCTGGTCGAGGACGCGATCGACGTCTGCAAGCTCACCATCCTGCCGCCGGACGTCAACGAATCCCACTTCCGCTTCACCCCGGAAGGCCAGCCGCGTTCCGTGACCGGCAAGCAGGTCTCGAACATCCGCTACGGCCTGGGCGGCGTCAAGGGCGCGGGGCAGGGCGCGATCGAGGCGATCATTGCCGCGCGCACCGAAGGAGGCAAGTTCAAGGACCTGTTCGACTTCTGCATGCGGGTGGACCGCAAGCAGATCAACCGCCGCACCATCGAGAGCCTGATCCGTGCCGGCGCCATGGATTGCTTCGGCGTCGACCGCGCCGTGCTGCTGGCGTCGGTGGGCTTCGCCATGGAAGCGGCCGGCCAGGCCGCCGCTAGCGCCAACCAGGTCAGCCTGTTCGGCGGCGACGATTCCGACCTGGTGGCCCCGCCGGAATACGTCAAGGCGACCCCGTGGACCGACCGCCAGAAGCTGGCCGAAGAGAAGATCGCGCTCGGCTACTACCTGTCGGGCCACATGTTCGACTCCTACGCGGCGGAAGTACGGCGCTTCGCCAAGACCAAGCTGAAGGACCTGGAGCCCTCGCGCGACCCGCGCATGCTGTGCGGCGTGATCACCGGCGTGCGCACCCAGATGACCCAGCGCGGCAAGATCCTGATCGTGGCGCTGGACGACAAGACCGGCGTGGTCGAAGTGACCATCTACAGCGAGCTGCTGGAGCAGAACAAGAACATCTTCAAGGAAGACGAATTCCTGCTGGTGGTCGGCAAGGTCTCGGAAGACCGCTTCAACGGCGGCCTGCGCATCACGGCCGAGAAGGTGTTCGACATCGCCGCGGCGCGCATCCAGTACGGCTTCAAGCTGGAGATGGACGTGCCCTGCGACCTGAATCCCGCCAAGCTGGCCGAGGTCCTGCAGCCGCACCGCATGCAGGACGGCATGCCGGTCAGCCTTCGAATCAAGCCGCAGGGCGTGGAAGCGATCCTGCAGCTCGGGGACGACTGGCGGGTGGCGCCTTCGGATACGCTCAAGCAGCAGCTGGAGCTGACGCTGGGGGCGAAGGACGTGGCGGTCGAGTACTGA